A window from Neoarius graeffei isolate fNeoGra1 chromosome 14, fNeoGra1.pri, whole genome shotgun sequence encodes these proteins:
- the aatkb gene encoding serine/threonine-protein kinase LMTK1, translating into MSTLASPASGGSPDVYVLPLSEVSLPVAKQPSRSVQLLKSTDASRHSLLYIKEIGHGWFGKVLLGEVTSGLSSTQVVVKELKTSASIQDQMHFLEEAQPYRSLQHPALVQCLAQCTEVTPYLLIMEFCPLGDLKGYLRSCRAADSLTPDPLLLQRMACQIASGLLHLHKHDFSHSDLALRNCLLTSDVTVKIGDYGLSHSKYKDDYFVTSDQTWVPLRWIAPELVDEVHGNLLVADQTKQSNIWSLGVTIWELFELGNQPYRHYSDRQVLSFAVKDQQLKLPKPLLQFPLSDRWYEVMQFCWLQSDQRPNAEEVHLLLSYLCAKGASEAEEDFERRWNSMRPNIIHGSLHGSGPLTLEMPQSLTASSSFPLLEQFSAGDGYQSESGDDILTVTETSHGLNFEYKWEQARAKQPYPSSSTTGTLGKGNPHCQEVYYPPGGMVGGCGIDGLTLGVSPQYYDPKQLHTPGVVPVLSAHSPSVNSEYYIRIEEPVECNIDMEYKMCAYSPEFGGSNGSFLTGSGDSGDCMNCPSKGKPIEAYWSADIHKSSVYDSDSSPTMSLTMEPLLGQVSDSSPLRPWESGHYVSYKNRDGGYYYEHSPPLGMDHYLIGRSSEPMRESWGSRSLRQALGELEEPLGISTSLGSPPQSYGDPYLESSQGSVIGKNVTGGYYDMMGSLRKVMPGNHSVCIDMESGGAVFVGQDDSDSEEEDDLFIERQVMSWSTNNSTKNNLSLSRRQSSKQDAYADFHYTMPMTDVEDAWPENHSLPYSSTKTLNYLESRAKSNTCPVHGRQASVSSADCSSYIHLGHEPREAEVYPVPCCQALSNSHFVDPLTGSLVRNCFMNDSISDKNTGIPSRSPQLGQAALPTGHLMSKSETTKTHLKQTEHSEYADTEVREGIYRQDSTGQQDLRQINMETEILTSTQQEKPIPEISSKEPESDRSRMVDSGVEHGHSSTSLVEIDNCSDDDITDVTSESFGDFPVDYGETADYTSPSFKSLQKQVGTPDSMDSIDLPSTAGSSETLSPTSLHPSNSPRAMDSGYDTENNESPEFVLKEPHEPQETITFIQPLGMSVIDSCPIMEEKEGDGAMDMEQVDVEEGVTLKTSESTGNLTVLSEKTPYRDSAYFSDTDAGKEKESDVDRDKGFDDLERKEEETMQATDQKTLPTPVVEQDKEKSNVLEIEEIGENIFNDLQEGTQQALLSEEDEKVSPSSSEPTFISSFSPEVCECPVNDTVQEEGFDLNSDDPQELPSEGQLSDFTALPFSETKQENHKTEETETTLAFEPSVAESLVEDSNVETGLDSFISTNEVIQEKQVTEEAISSTSSEALSAQDNNDKVEILISDAAKSVSADKTEGFDLNSDDSQEMPSESQLSDLSDSAKCVSADKTVDKHETLDGNSKYGVQFHKSSTRPSSPPPLPLLDGRVSPVERGEADDEDRDSEDSDESDEELRTYSIQDQSEESEDEILPVPIIVSDCSDAHNLRSLLKMPSLCIDNLGDESKKKVVSFFDDVTVYVFDQESPTGELSEHALPLGGETSTESERCTVLNQQEKANSTDDSSDGNVSEESTGFEWDDDFSLLPLSTSSKESSPDIKAKPSLPPSVTNDKPVVQFSRFTVSPAPVSRFSITHVSDSDMDSAGGSSEDGERE; encoded by the exons TCCAACTCCTGAAGTCAACAGATGCATCACGCCATAGTTTGCTCTACATTAAAGAGATTGGGCATGGCTGGTTTGGCAAG GTATTGTTGGGCGAGGTGACCTCTGGCCTCAGCAGTACTCAGGTGGTGGTGAAGGAGCTCAAGACGAGTGCCAGTATTCAGGACCAGATGCATTTCTTGGAGGAAGCACAGCCTTACAG ATCTCTGCAGCATCCTGCTCTCGTTCAGTGTTTGGCTCAATGCACGGAGGTCACGCCCTACCTGCTGATCATGGAGTTCTGTCCTTTG GGTGATCTGAAAGGTTATCTGCGCAGCTGCAGAGCAGCAGACTCTTTGACTCCTGATCCTTTGCTCCTTCAAAGAATGGCTTGTCAGATCGCTTCTGGACTTCTGCATCTCCACAAACATGACTTCAGCCACAG TGATCTGGCTTTGAGAAACTGCCTTCTGACATCAGATGTTACTGTCAAGATCGGAGACTATGGCCTCTCACACAGCAAGTATAAG GACGATTATTTTGTGACATCGGATCAGACCTGGGTACCGTTACGCTGGATTGCCCCTGAACTGGTGGATGAAGTTCATGGCAACCTACTGGTGGCAGACCAAACAAAACAAAGCAACATTTG GTCTCTTGGGGTAACTATATGGGAGTTGTTTGAGTTGGGGAACCAGCCTTATAGACACTACTCTGACAGACAGGTCCTCAGTTTCGCTGTGAAGGACCAACAACTTAAACTGCCAAAGCCATTGCTTCAGTTTCCTCTTTCTGACCGCtg GTACGAAGTGATGCAGTTCTGTTGGCTTCAGTCAGACCAGAGGCCTAATGCTGAGGAAGTTCACTTACTGCTCAGTTACCTGTGTGCCAAAGGTGCCAGTGAGGCAGAAGAAGATTTTGAGAGGCGCTGGAATTCAATGAGACCTAACATAATTCATGGCAGTCTGCATGGGTCTGGTCCCCTGACCCTGGAGATGCCACAATCCTTGACAGCCTCATCCTCATTCCCTTTACTGGAGCAATTTTCAGCTGGTGATGGCTACCAGTCAGAGTCAGGAGATGACATTCTCACAGTTACTGAGACCAGTCATGGTCTGAACTTTGAGTATAAATGGGAACAAGCGAGAGCTAAACAGCCCTATCCCTCCTCATCCACCACTGGAACATTAGGTAAAGGGAACCCCCATTGCCAGGAGGTCTATTACCCTCCAGGAGGTATGGTAGGTGGATGTGGCATTGATGGACTCACCTTAGGGGTCTCTCCCCAATACTATGACCCCAAACAATTACACACCCCAGGTGTTGTTCCAGTTCTCAGTGCACATAGTCCGTCAGTGAATAGCGAGTATTACATTCGTATTGAAGAGCCAGTAGAATGTAATATTGACATGGAGTACAAAATGTGTGCATACAGCCCTGAATTTGGGGGCAGCAATGGCAGCTTTCTAACTGGTAGTGGAGACTCAGGGGATTGTATGAACTGTCCTTCTAAAGGCAAGCCAATTGAAGCATACTGGTCAGCTGACATCCATAAAAGCAGTGTCTATGATTCAGACAGCAGTCCAACCATGTCCCTAACTATGGAGCCACTTCTAGGTCAGGTATCTGATTCCAGCCCACTTAGGCCTTGGGAGTCAGGTCATTATGTATCATACAAAAACAGGGATGGAGGCTATTACTATGAACACTCACCACCACTGGGTATGGATCACTACCTGATTGGAAGGTCATCAGAACCCATGAGGGAGAGCTGGGGGTCTCGAAGCCTGAGGCAAGCATTGGGTGAGCTAGAAGAACCCTTAGGGATCTCAACCTCTCTTGGCAGCCCCCCACAGAGCTATGGTGACCCTTACCTCGAGAGCAGCCAAGGGTCAGTAATTGGGAAGAATGTAACTGGAGGATACTATGACATGATGGGTTCTTTGAGAAAGGTCATGCCAGGAAACCATTCAGTGTGTATTGACATGGAATCAGGGGGAGCGGTGTTTGTGGGGCAAGATGACAGTGACTCAGAAGAGGAGGATGATCTATTCATTGAAAGGCAGGTAATGAGCTGGTCCACCAACAACTCAACAAAAAACAATTTGAGTTTGTCTCGAAGACAGTCATCAAAGCAAGATGCATATGCAGACTTTCATTACACTATGCCTATGACTGATGTTGAGGATGCTTGGCCAGAGAACCACAGTCTCCCATATAGTTCTACCAAAACGCTTAACTACCTGGAAAGCAGAGCCAAAAGCAATACGTGCCCTGTGCATGGCAGACAAGCATCGGTATCCTCAGCAGACTGCAGCTCCTATATTCATCTAGGTCATGAACCCAGAGAAGCAGAGGTGTACCCTGTACCTTGTTGTCAAGCTTTGAGCAACTCCCATTTTGTGGATCCTCTTACAGGGTCATTAGTACGAAATTGTTTCATGAATGACAGTATTTCAGACAAAAACACAGGCATACCCAGCAGAAGCCCACAGTTAGGCCAAGCTGCCTTACCTACTGGGCATTTAATGTCCAAATCAGAGACAACAAAAACCCATTTAAAACAGACTGAACACTCAGAATATGCGGACACTGAGGTCAGAGAAGGAATCTATAGACAAGACAGTACAGGACAACAAGATCTTAGGCAAATTAACATGGAAACAGAGATTTTAACCTCAACTCAACAGGAGAAACCCATTCCTGAGATCTCTTCCAAAGAGCCTGAATCGGACAGAAGCAGGATGGTGGACAGTGGTGTGGAACATGGACATTCCAGTACCAGTCTGGTGGAAATTGATAATTGTAGTGATGATGACATCACAGATGTAACCTCTGAGAGCTTTGGGGACTTCCCAGTAGATTATGGTGAGACAGCTGACTACACCTCCCCTTCATTCAAGTCATTGCAGAAGCAAGTAGGCACACCCGACTCCATGGATTCCATAGATCTACCATCTACTGCAGGCTCCAGTGAGACTCTGAGCCCAACCTCTCTCCATCCTTCAAATTCACCTAGAGCTATGGATAGTGGCTATGACACAGAGAATAATGAGTCTCCTGAATTTGTCCTCAAGGAACCTCATGAACCACAAGAAACTATAacctttatccagccactggggatgtcagtcattgactcatgcccaATCATGGAAGAAAAAGAAGGGGATGGGGCAATGGATATGGAGCAAGTGGACGTGGAGGAAGGAGTCACCTTGAAAACATCTGAGAGCACTGGAAACCTGACTGTACTAAGTGAGAAAACTCCATACAGAGATTCTGCTTACTTTTCTGATACTGATGCAGGGAAGGAGAAAGAAAGCGATGTAGACAGAGACAAAGGTTTTGATGATCTTGAGAGGAAAGAGGAGGAAACAATGCAAGCAACAGACCAAAAAACACTACCAACACCAGTGGTAGAACAAGACAAAGAAAAGTCGAATGTTCTGGAGATAGAAGAAATCGGTGAAAATATCTTCAATGATCTTCAGGAAGGGACCCAACAAGCTCTACTCTCAGAGGAAGATGAAAAGGTTTCTCCTAGTTCCTCTGAACcaacttttatttcttctttttcTCCTGAGGTATGTGAATGTCCAGTAAATGACACTGTCCAAGAGGAAGGCTTTGACCTAAATTCAGATGACCCTCAAGAATTGCCATCTGAGGGTCAGTTATCCGATTTCACTGCCTTGCCATTTTCTGAGACCAAGCAAGAAAACCATAAAACTGAGGAGACAGAGACCACCCTTGCTTTTGAACCATCAGTGGCAGAAAGTTTAGTCGAGGACAGTAATGTCGAGACCGGTCTTGATAGCTTTATCAGTACAAATGAAGTTATCCAGGAAAAGCAAGTTACTGAAGAAGCAATATCCAGCACAAGTTCAGAGGCACTATCAGCTCAGGACAATAATGACAAAGTGGAGATACTTATATCAGACGCAGCCAAGAGTGTTtcagcagataaaactgaaggctTTGACCTAAATTCAGATGATTCTCAAGAAATGCCATCTGAGAGTCAGTTATCCGATTTGTCAGACTCAGCCAAGTGTGTTTCAGCAGATAAAACTGTGGACAAGCATGAGACTCTAGATGGTAATTCAAAGTATGGAGTTCAATTTCACAAGAGCTCCACTcgtccttcttctcctcctcctctcccatTACTTGATGGACGAGTGTCCCCAGTGGAGAGAGGAGAAGCTGATGATGAGGACAGGGATTCAGAGGACAGTGATGAATCAGACGAGGAGCTGCGTACCTACAGTATCCAGGATCAGAGTGAGGAGAGTGAGGATGAAATCCTACCAGTACCCATCATTGTGAGTGATTGCAGTGATGCACACAATCTCAGAAGCCTCCTCAAGATGCCCAGCCTGTGCATCGATAACCTTGGTGATGAGTCCAAGAAGAAGGTGGTGTCCTTCTTTGATGACGTTACTGTCTACGTGTTTGACCAA GAAAGTCCAACTGGAGAACTATCGGAACATGCCTTGCCCCTGGGAGGTGAGACAAGCACAGAGAGTGAAAGGTGCACAGTGTTAAACCAACAGGAAAAGGCCAATTCCACTGATGACTCTTCAGATGGAAACGTTTCAGAAGAGA GTACAGGGTTTGAGTGGGATGATGATTTCTCTTTGTTGCCATTATCCACCTCATCAAAGGAATCATCTCCAGACATCAAGGCTAAACCAAGCCTTCCACCCAGTGTCACAAATGACAAGCCTGTAGTGCAATTTTCACGTTTCACAGTTTCTCCAGCCCCAGTTTCACGTTTCTCCATCACTCATGTTTCTGACTCAGATATGGATTCTGCAGGAG GAAGCAGTGAGGATGGTGAAAGAGAATGA